The nucleotide window GCACGAACCGTCCGACACTAATTCTAGACGCTTGTGCTTAGCTGTCAATTCAGCCGGATTTAGCTAGCAACCGTTCAAAGGCAGATTGATCGATTACCTGCGTACCGTAGGCTTCGGCCTTTTGGCGCTTTGACTCACCGATTTTAATACCGTAAACCAAATAGGTCGTACCTTTTGCCACGCTGGTCTGAAACGTGCCGCCCAAGCCCCGTATCCGTTCGGCGGCTTGTTCCCGGCTCATGCCATCAAGCGTACCGGTAATGACAAATGACTGCCCGACCAGTGGTCCACTAATTACTCTGGCCGGCTCTGGCCAGACTCCGAGCCGCCGGAATTTTGACAACAGTTTCTGGTGGCGATCATTATTAAACCACTCGACAATCGAGCGCGCCACAACCTCGCCGATTCCGTCAATTCCATAAAAAACCTCGGGCTCGTCCTCGGCCGTCGCCACGATTTTTTCCAGCGTATGAAAGCGTTGGGCCAAATCAATGGCCGTTTGGCTGCCGACGTGGCGGATACCCAAACCGGCCAAAAAACGATTAAGCGGCGGGCTTTTCTTATCATTTATGGCCGCCGCTAGGTTGCTGGCCGACAACTCGGCAAATCGTTCCAGCGCCTCCAGCCGAGTAGCCATCAGCTGAAAAATATCGGCAAAATCCTTAATCAAACCCTCGTCTACTAGTAGTCGTACGTTCTTCTCGCCAAGACCTTCGATGTCCAACGCGGCTTTGCCAGCAAAGTGTTCGATTGACCGTGCAACGATGGCTTTATCGTTCTGATTTACCGCCCGCCAGGCGGCCTCGCCCTTAAGCCGGAGGAAGTCTAGATCGTGTTTTTTAAGCTCACCGGCCATGTCGTATGGCCGTTGCGAGCCGTCTCTCAGCTCGGTCAAAACCCGGGTAATCTGAGGGATGATATCACCAGCCTTATGAATAATGACGGTGTCGCCGATTCTAATATCAAGCCTCTTAATCTCATCTTCGTTATGCAAGCTGGCGCGGCTGACGGTACTGCCCGAGACATTGACCGGCTCTAATACGGCAATCGGTGTAGCCGCGCCCGTTCGGCCGACGGAGATAATAATATCTTTGACCTTGGTCGTGGCCTCTTCTGCCGGATATTTAAACGCCACCGCGCCGCGCGGCGCCTTACCGACGACGCCCAGACGTTGATAGATCTGTCGGTTGTTAATCTTAATGACCAAACCATCGGTCCCAAACGGCAAGGTCAAACGCGCCGATTCCCATTTTTTGATTTGCGATTTAACCGCCTCGATGGAGCCACAGATCCGGGCGGCGGCGTTGGTTTTTACGCCCAAATGACGCATCGCTTCGTAGGCCATGCTGTATGTCTCGACTTCATTCGGGTCGTCTCGCAACAGATCGTAACCATGAAAATGCAGTTTTCGCTGCGCCACAAGCGCACTGTCGAGCTGCCGCATGGTGCCGGCCGCGGTGTTACGCGGATTCTTAAACAACGCTAACCCCCGTTGAGACTGGTCTTGGTTGAGCCGCGCAAAATCTGCCTTGTACATCAGTACTTCACCGCGAATCTCAGTCCGGCCCGCTAAAAAGTGTTTATATTTTGGCCCCTCACGAAGTTTAAGTGGAACCGATTCCAGCGTTTTAACATTCGGCGTAATATCCTCACCCGTCTGGCCGTCGCCGCGGGTGACTGCCCGCTCCAATGCACCGTCTTGATAGACCAGCGCGCAGGCAAAGCC belongs to Candidatus Saccharimonadales bacterium and includes:
- the ligA gene encoding NAD-dependent DNA ligase LigA, encoding MTKAEAQKRLAKLRQLIGEYRYQYHVLDNSIMSEAAADSLKHELGQLESQFPELITPDSPSQRVAGAPSPQFKSVQHQNRMLSLNDVFNHGELEAWLDRIDKLVAENIRQQDFFTDVKMDGFACALVYQDGALERAVTRGDGQTGEDITPNVKTLESVPLKLREGPKYKHFLAGRTEIRGEVLMYKADFARLNQDQSQRGLALFKNPRNTAAGTMRQLDSALVAQRKLHFHGYDLLRDDPNEVETYSMAYEAMRHLGVKTNAAARICGSIEAVKSQIKKWESARLTLPFGTDGLVIKINNRQIYQRLGVVGKAPRGAVAFKYPAEEATTKVKDIIISVGRTGAATPIAVLEPVNVSGSTVSRASLHNEDEIKRLDIRIGDTVIIHKAGDIIPQITRVLTELRDGSQRPYDMAGELKKHDLDFLRLKGEAAWRAVNQNDKAIVARSIEHFAGKAALDIEGLGEKNVRLLVDEGLIKDFADIFQLMATRLEALERFAELSASNLAAAINDKKSPPLNRFLAGLGIRHVGSQTAIDLAQRFHTLEKIVATAEDEPEVFYGIDGIGEVVARSIVEWFNNDRHQKLLSKFRRLGVWPEPARVISGPLVGQSFVITGTLDGMSREQAAERIRGLGGTFQTSVAKGTTYLVYGIKIGESKRQKAEAYGTQVIDQSAFERLLAKSG